A stretch of Aedes aegypti strain LVP_AGWG chromosome 2, AaegL5.0 Primary Assembly, whole genome shotgun sequence DNA encodes these proteins:
- the LOC5571273 gene encoding uncharacterized protein LOC5571273: MRLPLQLISSILLLSIVVHQAQSAAFSNAHSSEEHEDVKDATAAGAANVAQYRARPGYSAQYSSEEEEDEPQQVYNRRQHHSQDKKGKKQAYSSEEVEVEEEPDRLSVLLEKSDFHCTGRTTGYYADESLGCEVFHYCQENQKHSWICPEGFTFHQVHLICMPPSSDNICEQSSKYHFVNDYLYKPINMEEHMTKPNVTLRYSERYYPENFYVDERHYDYDRQQRVHEERRQPVQQQPKQQYHVPQQQQIRKQPAFVVSSTPGYRSVSPSPTHQSVYRSPEEINISLQQRRPSYSPTTQRYEEDEEYGSYER; this comes from the exons GCTACCACTGCAACTTATCAGCAGCATTCTGCTGCTGAGCATCGTCGTCCATCAGGCTCAATCGGCGGCGTTCAGTAATGCTCACAGCTCGGAAGAACATGAGGACGTCAAAGATGCCACCGCCGCAGGAGCAGCAAATGTAGCCCAGTATCGGGCTCGTCCAGGTTATTCCGCCCAGTACAGCTCCGAAGAGGAGGAAGATGAACCTCAGCAAGTTTACAACCGCCGTCAGCACCACTCGCAGGACAAGAAGGGCAAGAAGCAAGCGTATTCCAGTGAAGAGGTCGAAGTCGAAGAAGAACCTGATCGATTGTCCGTCCTGTTGGAGAAATCCGACTTCCACTGCACCGGTCGCACCACTGGATACTACGCCGACGAAAGCCTAGGCTGCGAAGTGTTCCACTATTGCCAAGAGAACCAGAAGCACTCTTGGATATGCCCAGAAGGATTCACGTTTCATCAGGTGCACCTGATTTGCATGCCACCATCTAGCGACAACATCTGTGAACAGTCCTCGAAGTACCACTTTGTCAACGACTATCTCTACAAGCCAATTAACATGGAGGAACACATGACCAAACCCAATGTCACTTTGAG ATACTCAGAGCGATACTACCCGGAGAACTTCTACGTTGATGAGCGTCACTACGACTACGACCGTCAGCAGCGCGTCCATGAAGAACGTCGCCAGCCCGTTCAACAGCAACCGAAGCAACAGTACCATGTTCCCCAGCAGCAGCAGATCCGTAAGCAGCCGGCATTCGTTGTTTCATCCACTCCAGGCTACCGGTCAGTGAGCCCAAGCCCAACCCACCAGAGCGTCTACCGCAGCCCCGAAGAGATCAACATCTCCCTGCAGCAGAGAAGGCCCAGCTACTCGCCAACCACTCAACGCTACGAGGAGGATGAAGAGTACGGCAGCTACGAGCGCTAA